The following proteins are encoded in a genomic region of Magallana gigas chromosome 1, xbMagGiga1.1, whole genome shotgun sequence:
- the LOC105326355 gene encoding uncharacterized protein isoform X2 — translation MELSSVERAIKRIGQRVNKTLYDTKRRTWEEVKKKYYNVKSRSKEKLDGVKRPKTGGGPPLPPLTQGEETFLRLADGEPHLSGLQGGIDTDAPSMSSVSQTVDPAGDHLEQGSEERSLTDTPTISTVTSVEKVPTVQVNHGVKRKGKTDAGEGKRRRYEDLEEKNLLLDNKRLEEELHRVQEEREVLTLKKGVLLLKKQKLLGEIQTLYPSFLAEL, via the exons ATGGAACTCTCTAGTGTTGAAAGAGCAATAAAACGCATTGGACAACGTGTAAACAAAAC ACTATACGACACCAAAAGGAGGACCTGGGAGGaggttaagaaaaaatattataatgtcAAATCAAGAA GCAAAGAAAAGCTGGATGGAGTTAAACGCCCAAAAACAGGTGGTGGTCCCCCTCTCCCCCCTCTCACACAAGGAGAGGAGACATTTCTGCGTCTTGCAGATGGAGAGCCACATCTCTCTGGTCTACAGGGGGGTATTGATACAGATG CTCCAAGCATGTCTTCAGTTTCTCAGACAGTTGACCCTGCAGGTGACCACCTCGAACAAG GTTCAGAAGAACGGAGTTTGACAGATACGCCTACCATTAGTACGGTTACCTCAGTTGAGAAAG ttCCAACAGTTCAAGTGAATCATGGAGTGAAACGAAAAGGAAAGACAGATGCAG GAGAAGGCAAAAGAAGAAGATATGAGGACCTAGAGGAGAAGAACTTGTTATTAGACAACAAAAGACTGGAGGAGGAATTACACAGAGTTCAAGAGGAGAGAGAAGTTCTGACATTAAAGAAAGGGGTCTTGTTGTTAAAGAAACAGAAACTTTTAGGAGAGATCCAAACTCTATATCCCAGTTTTCTAGCCGAGTTGtaa
- the LOC105326355 gene encoding uncharacterized protein isoform X3, whose translation MKGSGAKGKLKVTREREWQLIADKLNSLYDTKRRTWEEVKKKYYNVKSRSKEKLDGVKRPKTGGGPPLPPLTQGEETFLRLADGEPHLSGLQGGIDTDAPSMSSVSQTVDPAGDHLEQVPTVQVNHGVKRKGKTDAGEGKRRRYEDLEEKNLLLDNKRLEEELHRVQEEREVLTLKKGVLLLKKQKLLGEIQTLYPSFLAEL comes from the exons ATGAAAGGGAGCGGGGCCAAAGGAAAGCTAAAAGTAACGCGAGAAAGGGAATGGCAACTGATTGCCGATAAATTGAATTC ACTATACGACACCAAAAGGAGGACCTGGGAGGaggttaagaaaaaatattataatgtcAAATCAAGAA GCAAAGAAAAGCTGGATGGAGTTAAACGCCCAAAAACAGGTGGTGGTCCCCCTCTCCCCCCTCTCACACAAGGAGAGGAGACATTTCTGCGTCTTGCAGATGGAGAGCCACATCTCTCTGGTCTACAGGGGGGTATTGATACAGATG CTCCAAGCATGTCTTCAGTTTCTCAGACAGTTGACCCTGCAGGTGACCACCTCGAACAAG ttCCAACAGTTCAAGTGAATCATGGAGTGAAACGAAAAGGAAAGACAGATGCAG GAGAAGGCAAAAGAAGAAGATATGAGGACCTAGAGGAGAAGAACTTGTTATTAGACAACAAAAGACTGGAGGAGGAATTACACAGAGTTCAAGAGGAGAGAGAAGTTCTGACATTAAAGAAAGGGGTCTTGTTGTTAAAGAAACAGAAACTTTTAGGAGAGATCCAAACTCTATATCCCAGTTTTCTAGCCGAGTTGtaa
- the LOC105326355 gene encoding uncharacterized protein isoform X1 translates to MKGSGAKGKLKVTREREWQLIADKLNSLYDTKRRTWEEVKKKYYNVKSRSKEKLDGVKRPKTGGGPPLPPLTQGEETFLRLADGEPHLSGLQGGIDTDAPSMSSVSQTVDPAGDHLEQGSEERSLTDTPTISTVTSVEKVPTVQVNHGVKRKGKTDAGEGKRRRYEDLEEKNLLLDNKRLEEELHRVQEEREVLTLKKGVLLLKKQKLLGEIQTLYPSFLAEL, encoded by the exons ATGAAAGGGAGCGGGGCCAAAGGAAAGCTAAAAGTAACGCGAGAAAGGGAATGGCAACTGATTGCCGATAAATTGAATTC ACTATACGACACCAAAAGGAGGACCTGGGAGGaggttaagaaaaaatattataatgtcAAATCAAGAA GCAAAGAAAAGCTGGATGGAGTTAAACGCCCAAAAACAGGTGGTGGTCCCCCTCTCCCCCCTCTCACACAAGGAGAGGAGACATTTCTGCGTCTTGCAGATGGAGAGCCACATCTCTCTGGTCTACAGGGGGGTATTGATACAGATG CTCCAAGCATGTCTTCAGTTTCTCAGACAGTTGACCCTGCAGGTGACCACCTCGAACAAG GTTCAGAAGAACGGAGTTTGACAGATACGCCTACCATTAGTACGGTTACCTCAGTTGAGAAAG ttCCAACAGTTCAAGTGAATCATGGAGTGAAACGAAAAGGAAAGACAGATGCAG GAGAAGGCAAAAGAAGAAGATATGAGGACCTAGAGGAGAAGAACTTGTTATTAGACAACAAAAGACTGGAGGAGGAATTACACAGAGTTCAAGAGGAGAGAGAAGTTCTGACATTAAAGAAAGGGGTCTTGTTGTTAAAGAAACAGAAACTTTTAGGAGAGATCCAAACTCTATATCCCAGTTTTCTAGCCGAGTTGtaa